From a region of the Oryza sativa Japonica Group chromosome 6, ASM3414082v1 genome:
- the LOC4339990 gene encoding uncharacterized protein, whose amino-acid sequence MAVLLLLPVPVPPSLLYAVAALALAAVTHLLHLPSLLLYALHTYIHPDAVPSSTPRAVLRPPGAAAGSGNPKQQRGGGGGGGKAAASPFDEGSNSAQLYRLRLSHATLATRPRFADFHLALLLPLALLPPALLLPASAAGAAAPLAPLPPVVFLFVALLRLVMLPSPRPAYLAAALGALLVATLLSSSPFAGALASLAALPATRFARSFWLGTDQPRSGLAVLASSAPARLLLYLAVLVSSAASILQCCGFLDSPELEVKLLAAAAGLQLLASRAAVQMYLNEAVFCWYQRLHVSRSPDTEYGRAKVFLHNHHLCAVATQLVAPPLLVLSLLALWRVQGKDYFEGVEELNWLVGWSVAMKEAALLAARWIVAVWSTVTVGTLVFYKRGWLFVL is encoded by the coding sequence atggccgtgctcctcctcctccccgtccccgtcccgCCGTCTCTCCTCTACGCCGTCGCCGcactcgcgctcgccgccgtcacccacctcctccacctcccctccctcctcctctacgCCCTCCACACCTACATCCACCCGGACGCTGTCCCCTCCTCCACCCCTCGCGCCGTCCTCCgcccgcccggcgccgccgctggatcCGGGAACCCCAAGCAGCaacgcggtggtggtggtggtggtggcaaggcggcggcgtctccgTTCGACGAGGGGTCCAACTCCGCGCAGCTctaccgcctccgcctctcccaCGCCACGCTCGCCACGCGCCCGCGCTTCGCCGACTTCCACCTCGCactcctcctcccgctcgcgCTGCTGCCACCGGCGCTGCTGctcccggcctccgccgccggcgcggccgccccgctcgcgccgctcccgcccgtCGTGTTCCTCTTCGTCGCGCTGCTGCGCCTCGTGATGCTCCCGTCCCCGCGCCCCGcctacctcgccgccgcgctcggcgCGCTGCTCGTCGCTACGCTGCTCTCGTCCAGCCCGTTCGCCGGCGCGCTCGCGTCGCTCGCCGCGCTCCCCGCCACGCGGTTCGCGCGCTCGTTCTGGCTCGGCACCGACCAGCCCCGCTCTGGGCTCGCCGTGCTCGCGTcgtccgcgcccgcgcgcctgctcctctacctcgccgtcctcgtctcctcCGCGGCGTCGATCCTCCAATGCTGCGGGTTCCTGGACAGCCCGGAGCTTGAGGTgaagctgctcgccgccgcggcggggctgCAGCTGCTGGCCTCGCGGGCGGCCGTGCAGATGTATCTCAACGAGGCCGTCTTCTGCTGGTACCAGCGGCTGCACGTCAGCCGCTCGCCGGACACGGAGTACGGCCGCGCCAAGGTGTTCCTGCACAACCACCATCTCTGCGCCGTGGCCACGCAGCTCGTCGCGCCGCCACTGCTCGTGCTCTCGCTGCTGGCATTGTGGCGAGTGCAAGGAAAAGATTACTTTGAGGGCGTGGAGGAGCTGAACTGGCTTGTTGGGTGGTCGGTTGCCATGAAGGAGGCTGCATtgctcgcggcgcggtggatcGTTGCGGTTTGGTCGACGGTGACCGTGGGCACGCTCGTGTTTTACAAGCGTGGATGGTTATTCGTCTTGTGA